Proteins from a single region of Amycolatopsis sp. CA-230715:
- a CDS encoding YbaB/EbfC family nucleoid-associated protein, with the protein MNTEPDLEELLAQVREQTEQVHRIQRSVEAMEVKGHSRGNEVTATLRGDGRFTGIDIDPGAARRYDARNLGEIVLEAVNNGLAKLAEASRSKFAPVLDQSGPGE; encoded by the coding sequence GTGAACACCGAGCCCGATCTGGAGGAGCTGCTCGCGCAGGTGCGCGAGCAGACCGAGCAGGTGCACCGGATCCAGCGCAGCGTCGAAGCGATGGAGGTCAAGGGGCATTCGCGCGGGAACGAGGTCACCGCGACCCTGCGCGGCGACGGCCGGTTCACCGGGATCGACATCGATCCCGGCGCCGCGCGCCGCTACGACGCCCGCAACCTCGGTGAGATCGTGCTGGAGGCGGTGAACAACGGGCTGGCGAAGCTGGCCGAGGCGAGCCGGTCGAAGTTCGCGCCGGTGCTCGACCAGTCCGGTCCGGGCGAGTGA